The following proteins are encoded in a genomic region of Salinicoccus sp. RF5:
- a CDS encoding NADPH-dependent FMN reductase, with translation MKLLILSGSAFPDSHTHSIARLIESLVEQPEHEVTHIDLREMDIPIFGQGKTEDIESLKRHAENADAIIIGTPNYHTSFSGLLKNALDHLSIDEFEMKPVGLFCNSGGMRNSDPLTQLRMVMRGVHAMVLPLQVCTCDEDFEKTSDGYRLVNDALRERLSVMIDGLVRQSHSETISI, from the coding sequence ATGAAGCTGTTGATACTTTCAGGAAGTGCTTTTCCGGATTCTCACACACATTCGATTGCGAGGCTGATAGAATCTCTCGTGGAACAGCCTGAACATGAAGTGACCCATATAGATCTCAGGGAAATGGATATCCCCATATTCGGGCAGGGGAAGACGGAGGATATCGAGTCTTTGAAACGGCATGCAGAAAATGCAGATGCCATCATCATAGGTACGCCGAATTACCATACTTCATTTTCCGGTCTGTTGAAGAATGCATTGGACCACCTGTCGATAGATGAATTTGAAATGAAACCAGTTGGACTCTTCTGCAACAGCGGTGGCATGAGGAATTCAGATCCTCTGACACAGCTGAGGATGGTGATGCGGGGAGTCCATGCGATGGTGCTGCCGCTTCAGGTCTGTACATGTGATGAAGACTTCGAAAAGACTAGCGACGGATACAGGCTGGTCAATGATGCGCTGAGGGAACGCCTGAGTGTCATGATCGACGGGCTGGTAAGGCAGTCGCATTCCGAGACAATAAGCATCTGA
- a CDS encoding MerR family transcriptional regulator produces the protein MRRNTAIFPMSSAMKLTGLTARQIRYYESLSLISPERTPGNHRIFSMNDLDVLLSIQNYMEKGFTMKRIGEILNEPQKVDTPEILKYNEYQRPLLNRGDLSRFFQ, from the coding sequence ATGAGACGTAACACAGCCATTTTTCCAATGTCATCAGCAATGAAGCTGACTGGGCTTACAGCGCGTCAAATCAGATATTATGAGTCCCTCTCCCTTATTTCTCCTGAGAGAACACCAGGGAACCATAGAATCTTTTCGATGAATGACCTGGACGTTCTTCTTTCCATTCAAAACTATATGGAAAAAGGTTTTACCATGAAAAGGATAGGGGAAATCCTAAATGAACCTCAAAAAGTCGATACACCTGAAATACTCAAGTATAACGAATATCAACGCCCTTTATTGAATCGCGGAGATTTATCAAGATTTTTCCAATAA
- a CDS encoding sodium-dependent transporter, which produces MNSVRWGSKIGFVLAAAGSAIGLGALWRFPYMTAEHGGGAFLLVFLVMTLFVGMPLLLSEFVIGRSSQRNPIEGFEYLGGKKFYRVFGWLGNIAVFLLLSFYSVIGGWILIYLIVALGDAVNLIQIDNYGAAFEGIIANPLYVVVAQGLFILLTAFIVAKGVQQGLERASKVMMPLLFVLFLIVIIRSVTLPGAMEGIAFFLTPNISEIDSTALLYALGQSFFALSIGATTMITYSSYLGEEHNLTQSALSIVIMNVVISIMAGFAIFPAIASLGMEAAEGPGLVFIVLPQVFGEIPLGMLFYILFLGAFLFATLTSSISMIEINVANAIKGNESKRRSRAYIFGFFVFLAGIPSALSYGVLSDVIIFGRSIFDNVDFLVSNIMLPIGALVSTLFVGFIIDRRVTMNQLNVDEGSKMYGLYKFWILMLRFVLPVVILIVFAVSIIG; this is translated from the coding sequence ATGAATAGTGTGAGATGGGGCTCCAAAATCGGATTCGTCCTGGCAGCTGCAGGTTCAGCAATTGGGCTCGGCGCGCTGTGGCGTTTCCCTTATATGACCGCAGAGCATGGCGGCGGCGCATTTCTTCTTGTATTTCTTGTAATGACTTTATTTGTCGGGATGCCGCTCCTGCTCTCCGAGTTCGTTATTGGACGGTCAAGTCAGCGCAATCCGATTGAAGGTTTCGAATATCTTGGTGGAAAGAAGTTCTATAGGGTATTTGGCTGGCTTGGGAATATAGCCGTGTTCCTACTGCTTTCCTTCTACAGTGTCATCGGGGGCTGGATATTGATCTATCTCATTGTCGCCCTCGGCGATGCCGTCAATCTGATCCAGATTGATAATTACGGGGCTGCTTTTGAAGGCATCATCGCCAATCCCCTCTATGTTGTTGTGGCGCAGGGACTCTTTATCCTGCTGACGGCCTTCATCGTCGCCAAAGGTGTACAGCAAGGACTCGAACGTGCATCTAAAGTGATGATGCCCCTGCTGTTCGTTCTTTTCCTGATTGTAATCATCCGTTCTGTGACGCTTCCCGGAGCAATGGAAGGCATCGCATTCTTCCTGACGCCGAATATCAGCGAAATTGATTCTACGGCACTGCTGTATGCGTTGGGCCAATCCTTCTTTGCATTGAGTATCGGTGCGACAACGATGATTACATATTCATCATACCTGGGTGAAGAGCACAACCTCACACAGTCGGCGTTATCCATCGTAATCATGAATGTCGTCATTTCCATCATGGCCGGATTTGCCATCTTCCCTGCAATTGCATCGCTTGGAATGGAAGCGGCTGAAGGTCCGGGTCTTGTATTCATCGTCCTGCCACAGGTGTTTGGAGAGATTCCGCTCGGAATGCTGTTCTACATCCTGTTCCTTGGCGCCTTCCTGTTTGCTACATTGACTTCTTCGATTTCAATGATTGAAATCAATGTGGCCAATGCGATAAAGGGCAATGAGAGCAAACGTCGAAGCAGAGCATACATCTTCGGGTTCTTCGTATTCCTGGCGGGCATTCCATCCGCGCTATCCTATGGGGTTCTGAGTGATGTCATCATTTTCGGCAGATCGATTTTTGATAATGTGGACTTTCTCGTCTCCAATATCATGCTTCCGATCGGCGCCCTTGTATCGACACTGTTTGTCGGTTTCATCATCGACAGGCGTGTGACGATGAACCAGTTGAATGTGGATGAAGGCAGCAAAATGTATGGACTGTACAAATTCTGGATATTGATGCTGAGATTTGTACTCCCGGTAGTGATATTGATTGTATTCGCAGTAAGCATAATAGGTTAG
- a CDS encoding N-acetylglucosaminidase, with amino-acid sequence MNKKEKENMTVLLLLGLMAIFFMAFMVSETSLFKEEDNIHNFEEAVKRQVDSGTVAMKLNDGRTRPAENEEIRNAMQIEGSDAPYQFLDLTEKVDVAAEEVNRLLKGKGILEGRGDIFLEAQKRHGVNVLYLISHAQLETGNGESRLAQGIQLEDAAYYNFFGIGAFDREAVEEGSAYAARAGWSTPETAILGGAEFISENYLDQGQQTLYAMRWNPSSPGSHLYATDIEWALKIGQILESHYRSLGIEGKDFEKDYYMN; translated from the coding sequence ATGAACAAAAAGGAAAAAGAAAATATGACTGTCCTGTTGCTGCTCGGTCTTATGGCCATATTCTTTATGGCATTCATGGTGTCTGAAACTTCACTGTTCAAGGAGGAGGACAACATTCATAATTTCGAGGAAGCAGTGAAGCGGCAAGTTGACAGTGGTACGGTGGCCATGAAGCTGAATGATGGCAGGACACGGCCGGCAGAAAATGAAGAAATCAGAAATGCGATGCAAATTGAAGGCAGTGACGCTCCATACCAATTTTTGGACCTCACTGAAAAAGTGGATGTCGCAGCTGAAGAGGTGAACCGGCTGTTGAAGGGCAAAGGAATCCTCGAGGGCCGCGGAGATATTTTTCTTGAAGCCCAAAAGAGGCACGGGGTCAATGTGCTGTATCTGATCAGCCACGCCCAGCTTGAAACGGGCAATGGAGAATCGCGTCTTGCGCAGGGCATCCAGCTTGAAGATGCAGCATACTATAATTTCTTCGGAATCGGTGCTTTTGATCGCGAGGCGGTTGAAGAAGGCTCAGCCTACGCAGCCCGTGCCGGATGGTCGACTCCGGAAACGGCCATTCTTGGAGGAGCGGAATTCATCAGCGAAAACTATCTCGACCAGGGGCAGCAGACATTGTACGCAATGCGCTGGAATCCGTCTTCCCCAGGCTCCCACCTTTATGCAACAGATATAGAATGGGCACTGAAAATCGGTCAAATCCTCGAATCACATTACCGGAGCCTTGGCATTGAAGGGAAAGATTTCGAGAAGGATTACTATATGAACTGA
- the glnA gene encoding type I glutamate--ammonia ligase, whose protein sequence is MSEYTREDIIRIAEEENVRYLRLQFSDILGTIKNVEVPISQLNKALDGEMMFDGSSIEGFVRIEESDMYLKPDFDTWTIFPWTAGKGKVARLICDIYNVDGEPFDGDPRSNLKRVLKEMEDMGYSAFNLGPEPEFFLFKLDEKGQPTTELNDQGGYFDLAPTDLGENCRRDIVLELEDMGFEIEASHHEVAPGQHEIDFKYADAIAACDNIQTFKLVVKTVARKHNLHATFMPKPLFGLNGNGMHFNVSLFKGEENAFYDENDDIGLSQDMRYFMAGILKHARGFTAVCNPLVNSYKRLVPGYEAPSYIAWSGKNRSPLLRIPSSRGLSTRAEVRSVDPAANPYLALAVILKAGLEGIKNKTDLPEPVNENIYEMSREEREAVGVEDLPSTLYTALKAMREDRVVIDALGTHIYRQFHGNKSVEWDMYRSQVSDWELKQYLNQY, encoded by the coding sequence ATGAGCGAATACACAAGAGAAGATATCATCCGTATTGCAGAAGAAGAGAATGTTAGGTATCTGCGTCTCCAGTTCTCTGATATTTTGGGAACGATTAAAAACGTCGAGGTGCCGATCAGCCAGTTGAATAAGGCGTTGGATGGAGAGATGATGTTTGATGGCTCTTCAATCGAAGGGTTTGTCCGCATCGAAGAATCCGATATGTACCTGAAACCTGATTTTGACACATGGACAATATTCCCATGGACAGCAGGTAAAGGGAAGGTCGCCAGACTCATCTGCGACATCTACAATGTTGATGGAGAGCCTTTCGATGGCGATCCGAGATCGAATCTGAAACGTGTGCTCAAGGAAATGGAAGATATGGGCTACTCTGCATTCAACCTTGGACCTGAGCCTGAGTTCTTTCTTTTCAAGCTTGATGAAAAAGGCCAGCCTACAACCGAACTCAATGATCAGGGCGGCTACTTCGATCTTGCACCGACAGATCTAGGTGAAAACTGCCGGAGGGATATTGTGCTTGAGCTCGAAGACATGGGCTTTGAAATAGAAGCTTCCCACCACGAAGTAGCTCCCGGTCAGCATGAAATTGACTTCAAATATGCGGATGCAATTGCAGCTTGTGATAACATTCAAACATTCAAGCTCGTTGTCAAGACGGTCGCCCGCAAGCATAACCTGCACGCCACATTCATGCCGAAGCCGTTGTTCGGTCTGAATGGAAATGGTATGCACTTCAACGTTTCCCTGTTCAAGGGTGAAGAGAATGCCTTCTACGATGAAAATGACGACATAGGCCTAAGTCAGGACATGAGATATTTCATGGCCGGGATACTTAAGCATGCACGTGGGTTCACGGCAGTATGCAACCCGCTCGTCAACTCGTACAAGCGTCTCGTGCCAGGATATGAAGCTCCAAGCTATATCGCATGGAGTGGGAAGAACCGTTCACCACTGCTCCGTATCCCTTCCTCCCGTGGCCTGTCCACACGTGCTGAAGTAAGGTCGGTCGATCCGGCAGCTAATCCGTACCTTGCACTGGCGGTCATCCTGAAAGCCGGTCTTGAAGGCATCAAGAACAAGACGGATCTGCCTGAGCCGGTAAATGAAAACATCTATGAGATGTCCCGCGAGGAGAGGGAAGCTGTAGGAGTAGAGGATCTGCCATCCACACTCTATACAGCACTCAAGGCGATGAGGGAAGACAGAGTGGTCATAGATGCCCTCGGCACTCATATATACAGACAGTTCCACGGCAATAAGAGCGTCGAATGGGACATGTACCGTTCACAGGTTTCCGATTGGGAGCTTAAACAATACTTGAACCAGTACTAA
- a CDS encoding OFA family MFS transporter: METKKNRWLIALAGVGIHISIGSVYAWSVFTSPLQAELGWSLSNVSFTFSLAILFLGLSAAFMGHFVEAKGPRISGLVSTSFFASGLAIAGFAVQIESLWLLYLGYGVFGGIGLGIGYITPVSTLVKWFPDRRGMATGLAIMGFGFAAMLASPAMEFMIETFSIAMTFYVLAVVYFVIMLLSSLYLEKPPEGYHPEGADLEEDKTAKKDAVQLTANEAIKTRRFYFLWIMLFINVTCGIAILAVASPMAQEIAGLSAGAAALMVGIMGVFNGGGRLAWATVSDYLGRPNVYTMFFVIQIALFLILPSVTQALLFQALLFIIISCYGGGFASIPAYIGDIFGTKQLGAIHGYILTAWAAAGLVGPFISSNVYEATQSYTLTLYIFAGMFVVALLISLLIRVDIKKINREAKNGENSELAMEN; this comes from the coding sequence TTGGAAACAAAGAAAAATCGTTGGCTCATCGCATTGGCAGGTGTGGGAATACATATTTCGATAGGATCGGTCTATGCGTGGAGCGTATTCACTTCACCACTCCAGGCCGAATTGGGATGGAGTTTGAGTAATGTTTCGTTTACGTTCAGCCTGGCCATTCTGTTCCTCGGACTGTCCGCAGCCTTCATGGGCCATTTCGTAGAAGCGAAGGGACCGCGCATCTCGGGACTTGTTTCAACAAGCTTCTTTGCATCGGGACTGGCGATTGCCGGATTCGCGGTGCAGATTGAGAGCCTTTGGCTATTATATCTAGGATACGGTGTTTTTGGGGGGATCGGGCTCGGAATAGGATATATCACTCCTGTATCGACGCTTGTCAAATGGTTCCCTGACCGCAGGGGGATGGCGACCGGGCTTGCCATCATGGGATTCGGCTTTGCTGCCATGCTGGCAAGTCCGGCAATGGAATTCATGATTGAAACCTTCAGCATCGCAATGACATTCTATGTTCTTGCAGTGGTCTACTTTGTAATCATGCTGCTCTCAAGCCTGTATTTGGAGAAGCCGCCGGAAGGCTATCATCCTGAAGGCGCGGACTTGGAAGAAGATAAGACTGCGAAAAAGGATGCAGTACAGCTTACGGCCAACGAGGCCATTAAAACAAGGAGATTCTATTTCCTATGGATCATGCTCTTCATAAATGTGACATGCGGCATCGCAATTCTTGCTGTAGCGAGCCCGATGGCCCAAGAAATCGCCGGTCTTTCCGCAGGTGCAGCTGCACTGATGGTTGGGATTATGGGCGTGTTTAATGGTGGAGGAAGACTCGCGTGGGCGACGGTGTCCGACTATCTGGGGCGTCCCAATGTCTACACGATGTTCTTTGTCATACAAATTGCATTGTTCCTGATTCTTCCTTCAGTTACACAAGCCCTGCTCTTCCAAGCCCTGCTGTTCATCATCATTTCATGCTACGGTGGAGGCTTTGCTTCGATTCCAGCCTATATAGGGGATATCTTCGGCACAAAACAGCTGGGCGCAATCCACGGGTATATACTGACTGCCTGGGCGGCCGCCGGTCTGGTCGGCCCCTTCATTTCCTCCAACGTCTACGAGGCCACACAGAGCTACACGCTGACACTGTACATTTTTGCAGGCATGTTCGTAGTAGCTCTGCTGATCTCCCTGCTCATCAGGGTGGATATCAAGAAAATCAATAGAGAGGCGAAGAACGGGGAGAATTCGGAACTTGCTATGGAAAACTAG
- a CDS encoding FdhF/YdeP family oxidoreductase translates to MGKTLHQGPISKTKKWDPNLWVSPVPFGLTKLKPHHIRDTAKVAWKNKDNLNYAKNIITKGVCDGCALGVSGLQDQTLKGPHMCTTRFNVLRLNTAPPIKPEILHQDIDELRKMTSAELRELGRIPYPMMRRKGDRKFIRISWDEAMDTVADKMKALDPKQYAFYLTSRGITNESYYTAAKVSRFLGTNNIDNASRICHSPSKTAMKRSIGVGASTCNYQDWLGTDVLVFWGSVASNSSPVSTKYMMEAKKRGTKIIVINPYKEPAMENYWVPSVTESALFGTKIADDFYEVNIGGDIAMMHGVMKHWFKMEEENSGSAVNHQFVEEHVNNYDELKKTVENQTWEHIVESSGISRERIAELAELLAKSNSGVMVWALGLTMHKHATDNISQVANLALLRGWLGRKNCGLMPLRGHSSVQGSGEMGADPFVLPGGDYDDANRERIEKIWNFELPKWPGDSVGVTIENAMLPEDNERKLKLYYMSGGNFLETMPDPDFVAEALSNLEVRVHQDIILNTSTLLDAKETVIVLPAKTRYEQDGGGLSTSTERMVYFSPEIEGNRNRIEEARSEWQIYVDLAKRVKPESAELIDFASGQEIREEIAKANPQYDGVQYLKKAGDVYQYGGAWLCEGGVCPTPDGRANLIGIDIPDNNKKAGEFRLLMRRGKQFNSMVYGDTDAFNAMGRYDVLISREDAKREGIQDGEAIVLYNKNGVFQGFARSADIRSGNLGIQFPEGNYLVPKGIYENFAKMPDYTVDVKLEKADHFNANKDRQYYEKPVPDLEDNPN, encoded by the coding sequence ATGGGAAAAACTTTGCATCAAGGTCCGATAAGCAAGACGAAAAAATGGGATCCGAACCTATGGGTGAGCCCGGTGCCATTTGGACTGACCAAATTGAAACCGCACCATATAAGGGATACGGCCAAAGTTGCGTGGAAGAATAAAGATAACCTCAATTATGCCAAAAATATAATCACTAAAGGAGTATGCGATGGATGTGCCCTCGGGGTGTCCGGCCTTCAGGACCAGACATTGAAAGGACCACATATGTGCACGACCCGTTTCAACGTTCTCCGTCTTAATACAGCGCCTCCGATCAAGCCTGAAATTCTGCACCAGGATATCGATGAACTGAGGAAGATGACGAGTGCAGAACTCAGGGAACTGGGGCGCATCCCGTATCCGATGATGCGCCGCAAGGGAGACCGGAAGTTCATCCGCATTTCATGGGATGAGGCGATGGATACGGTGGCGGATAAGATGAAGGCCCTGGATCCAAAACAGTATGCCTTCTATCTGACAAGCCGTGGCATCACCAACGAATCCTATTATACTGCAGCCAAAGTATCGAGGTTCCTTGGTACAAACAATATAGATAATGCCTCCCGCATCTGTCATTCACCAAGTAAGACGGCCATGAAGCGTTCCATCGGTGTCGGGGCTTCGACCTGCAACTATCAGGATTGGCTTGGTACCGATGTACTGGTATTCTGGGGCAGTGTGGCTTCAAACTCGAGTCCGGTATCCACAAAGTATATGATGGAAGCGAAGAAGCGTGGTACCAAAATCATCGTCATCAACCCATATAAGGAACCTGCAATGGAGAACTACTGGGTGCCGTCCGTGACGGAGTCCGCACTGTTCGGCACAAAGATTGCAGATGACTTCTACGAAGTGAACATCGGTGGAGATATTGCAATGATGCATGGTGTCATGAAGCACTGGTTCAAAATGGAAGAAGAAAACTCCGGCTCGGCGGTCAACCATCAGTTTGTAGAGGAACACGTGAACAACTACGATGAGCTGAAGAAAACTGTAGAAAACCAAACATGGGAACACATCGTCGAATCTTCCGGCATCAGCCGGGAACGCATTGCGGAACTTGCGGAACTGCTGGCGAAGTCGAACAGTGGAGTAATGGTGTGGGCACTCGGACTGACTATGCATAAGCATGCGACGGATAACATCTCACAAGTCGCCAACCTCGCACTTCTGCGCGGCTGGCTTGGAAGAAAAAACTGTGGACTCATGCCTCTGCGTGGACATTCCAGCGTCCAGGGTTCAGGTGAAATGGGTGCGGACCCATTCGTTCTGCCTGGAGGCGACTATGATGATGCGAATAGGGAACGTATCGAAAAGATATGGAACTTTGAATTGCCAAAATGGCCGGGGGATTCCGTTGGAGTCACGATTGAAAATGCCATGCTGCCGGAAGACAATGAAAGAAAGCTGAAGCTGTATTATATGTCAGGCGGGAACTTCCTTGAGACGATGCCGGATCCTGATTTTGTAGCAGAAGCACTTTCCAATCTTGAAGTCCGTGTGCACCAGGACATCATCCTGAATACTTCAACATTGCTTGATGCGAAAGAGACGGTGATTGTCCTTCCAGCCAAGACGCGGTATGAGCAGGACGGTGGCGGACTGTCGACATCAACAGAGCGGATGGTCTATTTCTCCCCGGAAATCGAGGGGAACCGGAACCGCATCGAGGAAGCACGAAGTGAATGGCAGATTTATGTGGATCTCGCCAAACGCGTGAAGCCGGAATCTGCAGAACTCATCGACTTTGCCTCCGGACAGGAGATCAGGGAAGAGATTGCCAAAGCCAATCCGCAGTATGACGGAGTACAGTACCTCAAGAAGGCGGGGGACGTCTATCAATACGGAGGTGCCTGGCTTTGTGAGGGAGGCGTGTGTCCAACGCCGGATGGCAGAGCAAATCTCATCGGCATCGACATACCGGATAACAATAAGAAGGCCGGGGAGTTCAGGCTTCTGATGAGAAGGGGCAAACAGTTCAACTCCATGGTTTATGGTGATACGGATGCATTCAATGCGATGGGCAGATATGATGTGCTCATCAGCAGGGAAGATGCGAAACGTGAAGGCATCCAGGATGGTGAAGCGATCGTACTCTATAACAAGAACGGCGTTTTCCAGGGGTTTGCAAGAAGTGCGGATATCAGATCTGGGAATCTTGGCATCCAGTTCCCGGAGGGCAACTATCTTGTGCCTAAAGGAATCTACGAGAACTTTGCCAAGATGCCCGACTATACAGTCGACGTGAAACTGGAGAAGGCGGATCACTTCAATGCCAACAAGGACAGGCAGTACTACGAAAAGCCGGTGCCGGATCTTGAAGACAATCCAAACTAA
- the fdhD gene encoding formate dehydrogenase accessory sulfurtransferase FdhD, whose amino-acid sequence MKTTTNKNILRYSDNELVEIEDAVAEEFPLTIYLNDVEFATMVCSPEHLEELVIGFLASEGAIKRFSDIESMNLDDHGGFCHIRLNKEIPTDHFIYSKRILGSCCGKSRQFYFQNDVDTAKVSMSKTTLTPAQCIELMKGMQEQSTIFKETGGIHNASLGTPDDVIVHRGDIGRHNALDKLYGHCLQNRIPVRDKVLVFSGRISSEVLTKAAKIGVGIVLSKSAPTNLAIQLAEDLNITAVGFIRGDSFNVYSHPWRIKEDSDL is encoded by the coding sequence TTGAAAACCACGACCAATAAAAATATTCTACGCTACAGCGATAACGAACTAGTCGAAATTGAGGATGCTGTAGCAGAGGAATTCCCTCTTACAATCTACTTGAACGATGTAGAATTTGCAACGATGGTATGTTCTCCAGAACATCTTGAAGAGCTGGTCATCGGCTTTCTTGCCTCTGAAGGGGCGATAAAACGGTTCAGCGATATAGAATCCATGAACCTGGACGACCATGGCGGTTTCTGCCACATCCGCCTGAACAAGGAAATCCCAACCGATCATTTCATATATTCCAAGCGCATCCTCGGCTCCTGCTGTGGAAAGAGCCGGCAGTTCTATTTCCAGAATGATGTCGACACTGCGAAGGTCTCAATGTCTAAGACGACTCTGACACCTGCCCAGTGCATAGAATTGATGAAGGGTATGCAGGAGCAGAGCACCATCTTCAAGGAAACGGGCGGCATACATAACGCAAGCCTGGGTACACCCGATGATGTCATTGTCCACAGAGGAGATATCGGGAGGCATAACGCATTGGATAAACTGTATGGCCATTGTCTCCAGAACCGCATTCCCGTACGGGATAAAGTCCTCGTATTCAGCGGACGTATCTCTTCTGAAGTCTTGACGAAAGCTGCTAAAATCGGTGTTGGCATCGTACTGAGCAAATCGGCTCCGACAAACCTGGCCATCCAACTGGCTGAGGACCTGAACATCACTGCCGTGGGCTTTATCCGCGGCGATTCCTTCAACGTATACAGCCATCCGTGGCGCATTAAAGAAGATTCCGACCTTTAG
- a CDS encoding DUF4129 domain-containing protein codes for MNRINYYLSFFHGYTTNMFLLYFIILFLNIHNGKQPLLLPYMMVVLGVLTAGWIIVHYFRLRYIYIILPFVLVTATMLGFHWLSALALSFVPILRFEYLYDDIEDTLAAPSIIITFLLLLGVNILGSGADSSFQTEYHLLFISQVLFYFIGRIVLLLLGSPYVHRGKFTVFLSLSGIFITLGVILAIAYRYAVFSLKYIVIVLLGGMVQILKPFFAFLEDVEFEPPQLSDSERLDQTEGEESAEMVQAESTASHIPVDTIMSLLLLLIIGIGIYYFYKRREAPAGQKTEKNEKEGMAIAHSSVKKNYGKPEVPKNKVRKLYYGFEKWLASKGLGRYRNETIEEWIRRCRLEEIVDSDKLEIYRRTRYMDQETSDADYQKYKYAIDHMKQVIMQHMKKQE; via the coding sequence ATGAACCGAATTAATTATTATTTATCTTTCTTCCATGGCTACACAACCAATATGTTCCTCCTTTACTTCATCATACTCTTTCTGAATATCCATAACGGAAAACAGCCACTTCTACTGCCTTATATGATGGTCGTCCTGGGCGTTTTGACAGCTGGCTGGATCATCGTCCATTATTTCAGACTGCGATATATATACATTATACTGCCATTTGTTCTGGTCACTGCCACAATGCTTGGTTTCCACTGGTTATCGGCACTGGCTCTGAGCTTTGTCCCGATTCTGCGCTTCGAATATCTTTATGACGATATTGAAGATACGTTGGCAGCGCCTTCCATCATCATTACATTCCTGCTCCTCTTAGGCGTCAATATTTTGGGAAGCGGAGCCGATTCCTCCTTCCAGACGGAATACCACCTATTGTTCATCAGCCAGGTCCTGTTCTATTTCATCGGTCGGATAGTGCTTCTGCTGCTTGGAAGTCCTTATGTCCACAGAGGAAAATTCACTGTATTCCTTTCACTCTCAGGCATTTTTATAACGCTTGGCGTTATCCTCGCTATCGCTTACAGATACGCTGTTTTCTCCCTTAAGTATATCGTCATCGTATTGCTGGGTGGCATGGTCCAAATACTGAAGCCCTTTTTTGCATTCCTGGAAGATGTCGAGTTTGAACCGCCCCAGCTATCGGACAGTGAGAGGCTGGATCAGACAGAAGGGGAGGAGAGCGCTGAAATGGTCCAGGCGGAATCCACAGCTTCACACATACCGGTCGATACAATCATGTCACTCCTGCTCCTGTTGATAATCGGTATCGGCATTTACTATTTCTATAAAAGAAGAGAGGCCCCGGCTGGACAAAAGACAGAAAAAAATGAGAAGGAGGGAATGGCGATTGCTCATTCCTCCGTAAAGAAGAATTATGGAAAACCTGAAGTACCAAAAAATAAAGTAAGAAAGTTATATTACGGTTTTGAAAAATGGCTGGCTTCAAAGGGGCTGGGAAGATACAGGAATGAAACCATCGAAGAGTGGATCCGTCGATGTCGTCTGGAAGAGATTGTCGATTCCGACAAACTCGAGATATACCGCAGGACAAGGTATATGGATCAGGAAACTTCAGATGCTGATTACCAGAAGTATAAGTACGCAATAGATCATATGAAACAGGTAATTATGCAACACATGAAAAAACAGGAGTGA